From Nitrospirota bacterium, one genomic window encodes:
- a CDS encoding P1 family peptidase, translating into MTYSRNMIAVLASVSMLCGCLSASAADGPEPRQRVRDLGIVIGQYSTGAQNAITDVAGVKVGQATLVVGEGALVPGHGPVRTGVTVVIPRDDVWHKKVSAGSFILNGTGEMTGLAWVSESGFLEYPIALTNTLNVPRVANGVMNWMIARYPEVGITDDTLTPVVAECDDGRLNDIQGRHVSEADVVKAIDSASSGAVQEGTVGAGTGMVSYGFKGGIGTSSRRVSETEGGYTVGVLVNANHGRRPELVVGGVPVGRLYEAVPPVAQALSPGQSEGSIIVIIATDAPLDGRQLTRLAKRAALGLARTGSTARHGSGDFMLAFSTANVIPHYPTDRTYSLTQLADTHMNPLITATVEATEEAILNALTMASTVVGRDGHRVEAISLAKLRTILDRQPK; encoded by the coding sequence ATGACATATAGCCGCAACATGATAGCGGTCCTGGCCTCTGTGTCCATGTTGTGTGGATGTTTGTCGGCAAGCGCAGCCGATGGTCCTGAGCCGCGTCAGCGAGTCCGTGACCTAGGAATAGTCATCGGGCAATATTCGACCGGAGCACAGAACGCCATCACCGATGTCGCAGGGGTCAAAGTCGGACAGGCCACGCTCGTGGTCGGCGAAGGTGCGCTTGTGCCGGGCCATGGTCCGGTACGCACCGGCGTGACAGTCGTCATCCCCCGCGATGACGTCTGGCACAAGAAAGTGTCGGCCGGTTCGTTCATTCTCAATGGAACCGGTGAGATGACCGGCCTTGCCTGGGTCAGCGAATCCGGTTTTCTCGAATATCCAATCGCCCTCACCAATACATTGAACGTGCCGCGAGTCGCCAACGGGGTCATGAACTGGATGATTGCGCGTTATCCGGAGGTCGGCATTACCGACGATACGCTGACGCCGGTCGTCGCTGAATGCGACGATGGACGGCTGAACGACATTCAAGGGCGCCATGTTTCGGAAGCAGACGTGGTCAAGGCGATCGACAGTGCCTCATCCGGAGCGGTACAGGAGGGCACGGTTGGCGCTGGAACAGGGATGGTGTCCTACGGATTCAAAGGGGGCATCGGGACCTCGTCCCGGCGAGTATCAGAGACCGAGGGCGGGTATACGGTTGGTGTGCTCGTCAATGCGAACCATGGCCGCAGGCCCGAGCTCGTCGTAGGCGGCGTTCCAGTCGGCCGGCTCTATGAGGCGGTACCTCCCGTCGCACAGGCTCTGTCACCAGGGCAAAGCGAAGGCTCGATCATCGTCATCATCGCCACCGATGCTCCACTCGATGGCCGTCAGCTCACGCGGCTGGCGAAACGTGCGGCACTGGGGCTGGCACGCACCGGCTCCACCGCGCGGCATGGCAGCGGCGACTTCATGCTGGCCTTCTCGACGGCCAACGTTATCCCGCATTATCCGACAGATCGAACCTACAGTTTGACTCAGTTGGCAGACACCCATATGAACCCGCTGATCACCGCAACCGTTGAAGCGACGGAGGAGGCAATCCTCAATGCCCTTACGATGGCCAGCACCGTTGTGGGGCGCGACGGCCATCGTGTCGAAGCCATCTCCCTCGCCAAGCTTCGTACCATTCTCGATCGACAGCCCAAGTAA
- a CDS encoding FIST N-terminal domain-containing protein codes for MMILPTSTTIPSTLQFATAVSRKTDTEAATRDLADAILMQVGTAPIDLAFVFFSSHHAAKTSMISAMLQKDLRAKVCLGCSGEGVIAGAEEIEAAAAMTIWVACLPGVTVTPLQLSVSQLQDQIRMPGWPEPGLEASTFLLLADPFSTPMQEVLSLMTDRYPQGKVVGGLAGGGRDAGENRLLLNDQVFDGGMVGAQLTGPIAVRTVTSQGCRPIGERFVVTRAEGNLIHELGGVSALKRLQDVFESLGGAQRRDAHRALHLGIVIDEHKSHFERGDFLVRNLIGADQQAGAVAIGDVVQEGQTVQFHLRDAKSASDDLHFLLAADRAKHQNPPLGALLFSCCGRGEGLFGQPHHDSGVVQERLGSLPTAGFFAQGEIGPVGGRNFLHGYTASVVIFSEPDSRTPHP; via the coding sequence ATGATGATATTGCCCACGAGCACGACTATTCCCTCCACGCTTCAGTTCGCAACCGCAGTCTCGCGCAAGACCGATACGGAAGCTGCCACTCGAGATCTTGCCGATGCCATCTTGATGCAAGTCGGCACGGCCCCTATCGATCTGGCGTTCGTGTTTTTCTCCTCTCATCATGCAGCCAAAACCTCCATGATCTCTGCCATGTTGCAGAAGGACTTGCGGGCAAAGGTCTGTCTGGGCTGTTCCGGCGAAGGGGTGATTGCCGGCGCCGAAGAGATTGAAGCCGCGGCAGCCATGACCATCTGGGTGGCCTGCCTTCCAGGGGTTACCGTGACCCCGCTCCAGCTCTCCGTCTCTCAACTGCAGGACCAAATCCGCATGCCAGGGTGGCCGGAACCGGGACTCGAGGCGTCGACGTTTCTTCTTCTCGCTGATCCCTTCTCGACACCGATGCAGGAAGTCCTTTCCCTCATGACCGACCGGTATCCTCAGGGCAAAGTTGTCGGGGGCCTCGCCGGGGGAGGTCGGGATGCAGGAGAGAATCGGCTCCTCCTCAACGATCAGGTGTTCGACGGGGGCATGGTGGGGGCGCAACTCACGGGACCGATCGCGGTGCGAACCGTGACCTCGCAAGGCTGCAGGCCGATCGGTGAACGGTTTGTCGTCACGAGGGCTGAAGGCAATCTGATCCATGAACTCGGCGGGGTCTCAGCCTTAAAACGGCTCCAGGACGTCTTCGAGTCTCTGGGAGGAGCCCAACGCCGTGATGCCCATCGCGCATTACACCTTGGCATCGTCATCGATGAGCACAAGAGTCATTTCGAGCGGGGCGACTTCCTCGTTCGTAACCTCATCGGAGCGGATCAACAGGCCGGGGCCGTCGCTATCGGAGACGTGGTTCAGGAAGGCCAGACCGTACAATTTCATCTCCGCGATGCAAAATCGGCCAGCGACGACTTGCACTTTCTCCTGGCTGCGGATCGAGCGAAGCACCAGAATCCCCCGCTCGGAGCCCTCTTGTTCAGTTGTTGCGGGCGTGGAGAGGGACTCTTTGGCCAGCCCCATCACGATAGTGGAGTCGTGCAAGAGCGCCTCGGGTCTCTCCCGACGGCTGGTTTTTTCGCGCAAGGAGAGATTGGTCCGGTCGGGGGGCGCAATTTCCTGCACGGCTACACGGCCAGCGTGGTCATTTTCTCTGAACCGGACTCCCGTACGCCACATCCGTGA
- the gcvT gene encoding glycine cleavage system aminomethyltransferase GcvT, whose protein sequence is MQRTPLITHHQACGAKLVDFAGWEMPIQYSGVVDEYHTVRFHVGLFDVSHMGRLRVAGSGAIPFLQRVTTNDVDKIAVSQAQYSMVCNEHAGIKDDIFVYRLGSDEFLLCVNASNREKILSWLQAQLGQDKTVRLEDRSVELAQVAVQGPKSRELLMSLGGTALEGLKLHHTCEGAIGGLSCLLARTGYSGELGYEIYIDADKVGRLWDLLIDKGKAWGLKPAGLGARDLLRLEMGYLLYGNDMGEDTTPLEANADWTVSFQKGPFIGSQTLLAQKQAGVARRFVAFELVEKAVPRHGFKILDPATSQPIGEVTSGNLSPLLQKGIGLGYVPLRYAEPGTSILIEIRSKNVLAQIVKPPFYKKRKA, encoded by the coding sequence ATGCAACGTACCCCACTGATCACGCATCATCAAGCCTGCGGCGCTAAACTCGTCGATTTTGCCGGATGGGAGATGCCGATTCAGTACAGCGGTGTTGTGGACGAGTACCACACCGTCCGCTTCCATGTCGGCCTCTTCGATGTGAGCCATATGGGGCGCCTGCGGGTCGCCGGCTCCGGCGCCATCCCGTTCCTCCAGCGAGTCACGACGAACGACGTCGACAAGATCGCGGTTTCGCAAGCTCAATATTCCATGGTCTGTAACGAACACGCGGGCATCAAAGACGACATCTTTGTCTATCGGCTCGGGTCGGATGAATTTCTTTTGTGCGTGAATGCCTCGAACCGCGAGAAGATCCTGTCGTGGCTCCAAGCACAGCTTGGCCAGGATAAGACGGTTCGGCTCGAAGATCGGTCGGTTGAATTGGCTCAGGTGGCCGTCCAGGGTCCCAAGTCTCGCGAGCTACTCATGAGTCTTGGCGGGACGGCTCTTGAAGGGCTTAAGCTCCATCACACCTGTGAGGGTGCGATCGGCGGCCTGTCTTGCTTGCTGGCCCGAACAGGCTACAGTGGTGAGTTGGGCTATGAGATTTATATCGACGCAGACAAGGTCGGTCGCCTCTGGGACCTGCTCATCGACAAGGGAAAGGCCTGGGGGCTCAAACCGGCAGGGCTCGGCGCAAGAGATCTTCTCCGATTGGAAATGGGCTATCTGCTCTATGGCAACGACATGGGTGAAGACACGACGCCACTCGAAGCCAATGCGGATTGGACTGTCAGCTTCCAGAAAGGCCCATTCATCGGCAGCCAGACGCTCTTGGCGCAGAAGCAGGCCGGGGTCGCTCGTCGTTTCGTGGCGTTCGAACTGGTTGAGAAGGCCGTGCCACGCCACGGATTCAAAATCCTCGACCCCGCAACGTCCCAACCGATCGGCGAGGTGACCAGCGGCAACCTTTCGCCACTCCTTCAAAAGGGCATCGGGTTGGGGTACGTGCCTCTGCGCTATGCGGAACCAGGCACGTCCATCCTGATCGAAATTCGCAGCAAGAACGTTCTCGCACAGATCGTCAAGCCACCGTTCTACAAAAAGCGCAAGGCGTAG
- a CDS encoding NUDIX hydrolase has translation MPIQTKRMYTGIIVNVNVDTVTLPNGLTVDLEVVRHPGAAAVVPLKDDGTVVLIRQFRQAAGGFIYEIPAGKLHPGEDPMACAARELEEEIGYRAGKLELLSSILTAPGFTDEVIHVYKGTGLTAGKQQLDLDEVLEVIELPLLDAISMIETGAIRDAKSIVGLQAVYLREKSRSGREEDTKGLPL, from the coding sequence ATGCCTATACAGACCAAACGCATGTACACCGGCATCATCGTGAACGTGAACGTCGACACCGTTACGTTGCCGAACGGTCTCACGGTCGACTTAGAGGTGGTTCGCCATCCCGGAGCAGCCGCGGTGGTGCCGCTGAAAGACGATGGCACGGTCGTCTTGATTCGGCAGTTCCGCCAGGCGGCGGGAGGGTTCATCTACGAAATTCCAGCGGGAAAACTTCACCCTGGTGAAGACCCGATGGCCTGCGCAGCACGAGAACTAGAAGAAGAAATAGGCTACCGGGCCGGCAAGCTGGAGCTTCTTTCCAGTATCTTGACCGCACCAGGGTTCACCGACGAGGTGATCCACGTCTACAAGGGAACCGGGTTGACGGCGGGGAAGCAACAGCTCGATCTGGATGAAGTTCTTGAAGTGATCGAACTGCCCCTACTGGACGCAATCAGCATGATTGAGACTGGTGCGATCAGGGATGCGAAATCGATCGTGGGATTGCAGGCGGTCTATCTTCGGGAGAAGAGCAGGTCAGGTAGGGAAGAAGACACGAAGGGTCTCCCGCTTTAG
- a CDS encoding mismatch-specific DNA-glycosylase, translated as MIRTAVHQRPKTHLHKGLSDYIQPGVRILFVGINPGLRSAAMGHHFAGHSNRFWKLLYESKLVSEPLTYQDDWRLPEMGLGLTNIIQRPSAGIDELKPIEYATGRKRLVATVQRYRPQIVALLGVTIYRTLFPVTRGQRVNLGLQLAQLADVPVFVLPNPSGRNAHYSYNVMLGAFQALCKEADSL; from the coding sequence ATGATCCGCACAGCTGTACATCAACGACCCAAAACTCACCTCCATAAGGGGCTCTCAGACTATATTCAGCCTGGGGTCAGGATCCTCTTCGTCGGCATCAATCCAGGACTTCGCTCAGCAGCCATGGGTCATCATTTTGCCGGTCACTCGAATCGGTTCTGGAAACTCTTGTATGAGTCGAAGCTCGTCTCTGAGCCATTGACCTACCAAGACGATTGGCGCCTGCCAGAGATGGGTCTCGGTTTGACCAACATCATCCAACGACCCAGCGCAGGAATTGATGAGCTCAAACCGATTGAATATGCCACTGGACGAAAGAGGCTTGTTGCTACCGTACAACGCTATCGCCCACAGATCGTCGCCCTGCTGGGGGTGACTATTTACAGGACGCTCTTTCCCGTCACCAGGGGGCAACGAGTGAACTTGGGACTCCAGCTTGCACAATTGGCCGATGTCCCGGTCTTCGTCCTTCCAAATCCCAGTGGACGAAACGCGCATTATTCATACAACGTCATGCTTGGCGCATTCCAAGCCCTCTGTAAGGAAGCTGATTCACTCTGA
- a CDS encoding enoyl-ACP reductase, with translation MLLDGKTGLIIGVANKHSIAWAIAQSAASQGAKLFFNYQGERLRENVEELVATMPGAKAFPCDVGDDAQIAALMQNVGKETPKIDFLVHSVAFAPREELTGQFVNTTRQGFATALDVSAYSLVAVTKAALPLMTDGGSVVTLTYLGAERVVPHYNVMGVAKAALEATVRYLAHDLGPKNIRVNAISAGPIKTLAARGVSGISKMVDHHREFAPLRRATEQGEVGDTALFLVSSLGRGITGEVIYVDGGYHILGSLASPD, from the coding sequence ATGTTATTAGACGGCAAAACAGGACTGATCATCGGGGTCGCAAACAAGCACAGCATCGCCTGGGCTATCGCGCAATCGGCGGCCAGCCAGGGCGCCAAGTTGTTCTTTAATTATCAGGGCGAGCGGCTACGGGAGAATGTCGAAGAGCTGGTCGCCACGATGCCAGGCGCAAAAGCCTTTCCTTGCGACGTGGGAGACGATGCACAAATTGCCGCCTTGATGCAGAATGTCGGGAAGGAAACTCCGAAGATCGACTTCCTCGTCCATTCGGTCGCCTTTGCTCCGCGGGAAGAACTAACTGGTCAGTTTGTGAATACCACGAGGCAAGGATTCGCGACAGCCCTCGACGTGAGTGCCTATTCGCTCGTTGCCGTTACCAAGGCGGCGCTGCCCCTCATGACCGACGGTGGTTCCGTCGTCACGCTCACCTATCTTGGCGCGGAACGGGTCGTGCCCCATTACAATGTGATGGGTGTCGCCAAGGCCGCCCTCGAAGCCACCGTCCGTTACCTGGCCCACGATCTCGGCCCCAAGAACATTCGGGTGAATGCCATTTCCGCCGGTCCGATCAAGACCCTTGCGGCTCGCGGAGTCTCCGGCATCAGTAAAATGGTGGACCACCACAGAGAATTTGCCCCGCTACGCCGTGCAACCGAGCAAGGCGAAGTTGGCGACACGGCCTTGTTCTTGGTCAGCTCGCTAGGGCGTGGGATTACCGGAGAAGTGATCTACGTCGATGGCGGGTATCATATTCTTGGGTCGCTTGCGTCACCGGACTAA
- the arfB gene encoding alternative ribosome rescue aminoacyl-tRNA hydrolase ArfB — protein sequence MLQISSHVIIPDNEIDIHAMRSQGAGGQNVNKVSSAIHLQFDIAASSLPPFYKEELLKLKDHRISEGGLITIKAQQHRSQEQNREDALTRLQELIQSVAIPRKKRRATKPTKGSKQRRLESKTKRGKLKTLRRTLE from the coding sequence ATGCTGCAAATCTCTTCACACGTCATCATCCCCGATAACGAAATCGACATCCATGCGATGCGGTCGCAGGGTGCTGGCGGCCAGAACGTCAATAAAGTGTCGTCCGCGATTCATTTACAGTTCGATATTGCTGCCTCCTCACTGCCCCCCTTCTATAAAGAAGAACTGCTGAAGCTCAAAGATCATCGCATCTCAGAGGGGGGGCTGATTACGATCAAAGCCCAGCAACATCGGAGTCAGGAGCAGAATCGAGAGGATGCGCTCACGCGACTGCAAGAGCTCATTCAGAGCGTGGCGATTCCGCGCAAGAAGCGCAGAGCGACGAAACCGACGAAGGGGTCGAAGCAGCGGCGGTTGGAGAGCAAGACAAAACGAGGAAAGTTAAAGACCCTCAGGCGAACGCTGGAGTAA
- the gcvP gene encoding aminomethyl-transferring glycine dehydrogenase, producing the protein MATPDFLSPTDTFIHRHLGSTDAEVHHMLATLDLQSLEELSEAIVPADIRLRNELDLPLHRGEQAVLQDIRSIAAKNRLYRSLIGMGYHDCLTPGVIQRNIFENPAWYTQYTPYQAEIAQGRLEALVNFQTVVADLTGLPLANASLLDEATAAAEAMAMCLAVSRSSGLERTEFFASQDCHPQTIAVMQTRAEPLGMTLRIGRTQAIDFSNPQLAGILLQYPATDGYVGDYSALVSRAHAAGVLVVVATDLLALTLLKAPGEFGADIAIGSSQRFGVPIGFGGPHAAFLSTAETFKRQMPGRIVGVSKDVTGKPAARLSLQTREQHIRREKATSNICTAQVLLAIMASMYAVYHGPEGLRRIAERVHGLAVLLSAGLRQLGFDVGAEEYFDTIRVRLTKMQSEPILLRANEAGINLRRHEDHSIGIALDELSSEDEIQRLMEIFVGHDRLPFQVRDLCQNVTTGFPAHLARTSTYLTHEVFNRYHTEHEMLRYIHRLVAKDLSLVHSMIPLGSCTMKLNATSEMLPVTWPEFSRLHPFAPADQTKGYQELFRQLESWLVEITGFSAVSLQPNAGSQGEYAGLMVIRAYHRSQGETHRDVCLIPVSAHGTNPASAAMAGMTVVVVACDRQGNVDLADLEAKAAQYRDRLSALMLTYPSTHGVFEAGVRRICQIVHTHGGQVYMDGANMNAQVGLCRPGDIGADVCHLNLHKTFCIPHGGGGPGMGPIGVARHLAPFLPGHPVTKLGGQESIGPVSAAPYGSPSIVTISWVYIALMGRDGLTKATQVAILNANYMAKRLEKYYPILYRGTSGFVAHEFILDLRQFKETAGVEAMDVAKRLMDYGFHAPTVSFPVAGTLMIEPTESESRAELDRFCEAMMLIHAEIQDIVEGRQPRTNNLLKNAPHTAQVVTGNEWARPYSREQAAFPASWVRDHKFWPSVSRIDEAYGDRNLICTCPPIEAYSS; encoded by the coding sequence ATGGCCACACCGGACTTCCTCAGCCCCACCGACACCTTCATCCATCGCCATCTCGGTTCCACCGACGCAGAGGTTCATCACATGCTGGCGACGCTCGACCTGCAGTCGCTGGAGGAGCTGAGCGAGGCCATTGTGCCTGCGGATATTCGCCTGCGAAACGAATTGGACCTACCGCTGCACCGCGGCGAGCAGGCCGTGCTGCAAGACATCCGCTCCATCGCTGCAAAAAACCGGCTTTACCGATCGTTGATCGGCATGGGTTATCACGACTGCCTCACACCCGGCGTCATCCAACGCAACATTTTCGAAAACCCGGCCTGGTACACCCAGTACACGCCCTACCAGGCGGAGATCGCCCAAGGCCGCTTGGAAGCCCTCGTGAATTTTCAAACCGTGGTGGCCGACCTCACTGGCTTGCCCTTAGCCAATGCGTCGCTCCTGGATGAAGCCACGGCTGCGGCAGAGGCCATGGCGATGTGTCTCGCCGTCTCCCGTTCGTCCGGCCTTGAGCGGACAGAGTTCTTCGCCTCACAGGATTGTCATCCGCAAACCATTGCGGTGATGCAAACGCGGGCGGAGCCCCTCGGTATGACGCTGCGCATAGGGCGGACGCAGGCCATCGACTTCTCCAATCCTCAGCTGGCCGGCATTCTACTCCAGTACCCGGCCACCGACGGCTATGTTGGAGACTACAGTGCGCTCGTATCCCGGGCCCACGCGGCCGGAGTGCTGGTGGTGGTGGCCACCGACCTATTGGCCTTAACCCTGTTGAAGGCGCCGGGAGAATTCGGGGCCGATATCGCCATAGGCTCCAGCCAGCGATTCGGAGTCCCGATCGGATTCGGCGGCCCCCATGCCGCATTCCTTTCAACGGCTGAGACTTTCAAACGGCAGATGCCTGGACGCATCGTCGGAGTGTCCAAAGACGTCACGGGGAAACCGGCCGCCCGACTCTCGCTGCAGACCCGCGAACAACATATCCGGCGTGAGAAGGCGACGAGCAACATTTGTACGGCGCAGGTCCTCTTGGCCATTATGGCCAGTATGTATGCGGTCTACCATGGGCCGGAGGGCTTGCGGCGGATTGCCGAGCGCGTGCATGGCTTGGCCGTGCTCCTGTCGGCGGGGCTGCGTCAGCTCGGATTCGATGTCGGAGCGGAAGAGTACTTCGATACGATTCGGGTTCGACTGACGAAGATGCAGTCTGAGCCCATTTTGCTCAGGGCCAACGAAGCCGGCATCAATCTTCGCCGACATGAGGACCACTCGATCGGGATTGCCCTGGATGAACTGAGCTCGGAGGACGAAATCCAACGCCTGATGGAAATCTTCGTCGGCCATGACCGTCTGCCGTTTCAGGTAAGAGACTTGTGCCAGAACGTCACCACCGGTTTCCCAGCGCATCTCGCCCGCACCAGCACGTACCTGACCCATGAGGTCTTCAATCGTTACCACACCGAACATGAGATGCTGCGATATATCCATCGCCTCGTAGCGAAAGATCTGTCGCTCGTCCATTCGATGATCCCGTTGGGATCCTGCACCATGAAGCTGAATGCGACGTCCGAGATGTTACCGGTGACCTGGCCGGAGTTTTCACGGCTACATCCTTTTGCCCCAGCTGACCAGACCAAGGGGTATCAGGAACTGTTCCGTCAATTAGAGTCCTGGTTGGTGGAGATCACGGGGTTTTCCGCCGTCTCCTTGCAGCCGAACGCAGGTTCGCAGGGCGAATATGCGGGACTGATGGTGATCAGGGCCTATCACCGGAGCCAGGGTGAAACACATCGAGACGTCTGCTTGATTCCCGTATCCGCGCACGGCACGAATCCGGCCAGTGCGGCCATGGCTGGCATGACGGTGGTCGTCGTTGCCTGCGATCGTCAGGGCAATGTGGATTTAGCCGATCTTGAAGCGAAGGCGGCCCAGTATCGAGATCGGCTCTCGGCCCTCATGCTGACCTATCCTTCGACCCATGGCGTCTTTGAAGCAGGCGTGCGCCGCATCTGCCAGATCGTTCATACCCATGGCGGGCAAGTGTATATGGATGGCGCCAACATGAATGCCCAGGTGGGACTCTGCCGCCCTGGCGACATCGGCGCAGATGTGTGCCACCTCAACCTGCATAAGACGTTCTGTATCCCCCATGGAGGGGGCGGTCCCGGGATGGGGCCGATCGGTGTGGCTCGCCATCTGGCCCCATTTCTTCCCGGCCATCCGGTCACGAAGTTAGGCGGCCAAGAATCCATCGGACCGGTATCGGCGGCGCCCTATGGCAGCCCCAGCATCGTCACGATTTCCTGGGTCTACATCGCCCTGATGGGACGGGACGGATTGACCAAGGCGACGCAGGTGGCCATCTTGAACGCGAATTACATGGCCAAGCGGCTGGAAAAATATTACCCCATTTTGTACAGGGGAACGTCCGGGTTCGTCGCGCACGAGTTCATTCTCGACCTTCGTCAGTTCAAGGAGACTGCGGGAGTCGAAGCGATGGACGTGGCGAAGCGATTGATGGATTACGGGTTCCATGCTCCCACGGTCTCGTTTCCGGTTGCCGGGACACTCATGATCGAGCCGACTGAAAGCGAATCCAGAGCCGAGCTGGACCGGTTCTGCGAGGCGATGATGTTGATCCATGCCGAGATCCAAGACATCGTCGAGGGCCGCCAGCCCCGCACGAACAATCTGCTGAAGAACGCCCCACATACGGCGCAGGTGGTGACGGGTAATGAATGGGCCAGGCCCTATAGCCGTGAGCAGGCCGCGTTCCCCGCTTCCTGGGTCCGCGACCATAAGTTCTGGCCCAGCGTCAGCCGGATCGACGAAGCCTATGGAGACCGGAACTTGATCTGTACCTGTCCACCGATAGAGGCCTATTCCAGCTAG
- a CDS encoding FAD-binding protein — protein sequence MKLHDILIIGAGLAGMRAAVAASPDLDVAVMSKVHPVRSHSVAAQGGINAALGEDDSWEAHAYDTTKGGLYLGDQDAIEAMCREAPEDILELERLGVIFSRNEEGRIAQRPFGGAGFPRTCYAADRTGHAILHAMYEQLLKRRIAVYEEWYVTTLIVEDGVCRGVVAWDLIHGGLHAIRAKAVILATGGSGRVFLTSTNAVINTGDGMALAYRAGAPLADMEFVQFHPTTLKGTGILITEGARGEGGYLLNTLGERFMKVYAPQQMELATRSTVSLAIGQEILEGRGVDGCVLLDLRHLGRQRILERLPQIRALAMEFAGLDPIETPIPVRPGAHYQMGGVRTNQWTETGIAGLYAAGECACVSVHGANRLGGNSLLETIVFGRRAGVRAGEYVRTVAPQALKNDQLITEQARVQRLLAQEGSVRAWQLREELGQTMSLNLGLVRTQESMSAAISAISVLTHRASSMTVQDKGQVFNTDLVQALELECLLDVAETIVTSALARQESRGAHYRSDYPVRDDQHWLKHSLIRRTPEGTALTHEPVTVTRFPPT from the coding sequence ATGAAACTACACGACATTCTGATTATCGGAGCCGGTCTGGCAGGGATGAGGGCGGCGGTGGCCGCATCGCCAGACCTCGACGTCGCCGTGATGTCGAAGGTCCATCCGGTCCGGAGCCATTCCGTGGCCGCCCAAGGGGGCATCAACGCGGCACTGGGAGAAGACGACTCCTGGGAAGCCCATGCGTATGACACGACCAAGGGAGGGCTCTATCTCGGCGATCAGGATGCCATCGAGGCCATGTGCCGCGAAGCGCCTGAGGATATTCTCGAATTAGAACGCCTCGGGGTCATTTTCAGTCGAAACGAAGAGGGACGTATCGCCCAGCGACCGTTCGGTGGAGCGGGTTTTCCCCGGACCTGTTACGCCGCCGACCGTACGGGGCATGCCATCCTGCATGCGATGTACGAACAGCTGCTCAAGCGGCGTATCGCGGTGTATGAAGAATGGTACGTCACGACCTTGATCGTGGAAGACGGTGTTTGCCGGGGTGTCGTGGCCTGGGACCTGATCCATGGGGGGCTGCATGCGATCAGAGCCAAAGCGGTCATCTTGGCCACAGGAGGCAGCGGACGTGTCTTCCTGACGAGCACGAACGCCGTGATCAATACCGGAGACGGTATGGCGCTCGCGTACCGTGCCGGTGCCCCATTAGCGGATATGGAATTTGTCCAATTCCACCCCACCACCCTGAAGGGTACGGGCATCCTCATCACCGAAGGGGCTCGCGGGGAAGGTGGTTACCTCCTGAATACCCTGGGCGAACGGTTCATGAAAGTCTATGCCCCGCAGCAGATGGAATTGGCGACTCGCTCCACCGTTTCGTTGGCGATCGGGCAAGAAATCCTCGAAGGCCGCGGGGTCGACGGCTGCGTGTTATTGGACTTACGGCACCTTGGCCGCCAGCGTATTCTCGAACGGCTTCCCCAGATCAGGGCACTTGCCATGGAATTCGCCGGTCTCGATCCGATCGAGACCCCCATTCCCGTTCGCCCCGGTGCGCATTATCAGATGGGCGGCGTCCGCACCAACCAATGGACCGAAACGGGCATCGCCGGGCTCTATGCGGCCGGCGAATGTGCCTGTGTCAGTGTACACGGCGCCAACCGGCTCGGAGGCAACTCACTTCTTGAAACAATTGTGTTCGGTCGGCGCGCTGGGGTTCGAGCCGGAGAGTATGTCCGCACCGTTGCGCCACAGGCACTCAAAAATGACCAGCTCATTACTGAGCAGGCTCGCGTTCAGCGTCTGTTGGCACAGGAGGGATCGGTCCGAGCCTGGCAGCTTCGCGAGGAACTCGGTCAGACGATGAGTCTCAATCTGGGCCTCGTCAGGACTCAGGAGTCCATGTCTGCCGCGATCTCGGCCATCTCGGTATTGACCCACCGCGCTTCCTCCATGACGGTGCAAGACAAAGGGCAGGTGTTTAATACGGACCTTGTGCAGGCCTTGGAACTCGAATGCCTGCTCGACGTCGCGGAGACCATCGTTACCAGTGCGCTCGCGAGGCAGGAAAGCCGTGGGGCCCATTACCGGTCGGATTACCCCGTCCGCGACGATCAACATTGGTTGAAACATAGCCTCATCCGTCGGACCCCCGAAGGAACGGCGCTGACCCACGAACCTGTGACCGTCACGCGCTTTCCGCCGACGTAA